The Mustelus asterias chromosome 30, sMusAst1.hap1.1, whole genome shotgun sequence DNA segment ccgaagactgccctttctgtggccttgtggagtccgtggaccatgtctatgttttgtgtcttaggctgcactccctttatgttttcctaaagaaccttttattgatgttttgtttgcacttcagtcccacgctcctgatctacagacacccggtgcggagaggtgagggtcgggatggcgacctcctcgtgaacctgctcctgggcctggcgaaacgcgccatttaccggtccaggcagcgggcgatcgagggggccgtccatcctgactgtctgcccctctaccgcggctacgttcgcggccaggtgtccctggagagggagcatgcggtgtccacgggcgaggttgacgccttccgcgcccgttgggcaccgcaggggttggggtgcgttatcgaccctgataatcacattatgatttgatgttcttaagtttcctttgtactttgatttttgttcgggctgttccccctccttttggggagctgccccttttactttgtcctgatttaacttgagtttgtttatttggtttgacctaaaaagaggccaacattcgtgagtaaaacactttcttttctccccctttccatttcttttctcattctgggggaaattggggacttgcagcaactgaagggaaaggaagtgaatccagggaggctgcagactctggaaaggttggcccaggtctctctctctctcttaaagacattgacatcctttgctccctcagcttgacacatttatttgtctggctgaAAAGGATGGTCTCATTCCTAATCTTCACAATTAAAGGGGTGGTTTCcatcaggagatggctgacatttaaagggacactaatataggacagagatatgatTAAGTATATTTATAATTATATCTCGCTGTGTAACATAGTACTGTTgctatgttatatatttccagtcaccTCTTCACACACAGTTGTTAGtcttggatttctcttccacagggatcagtggaggctgagggtcattgaatatattccagggtCAGTTGGACTGATTTTTGATTCATAAAGGAGTCCAacgttatggggaacaggtcggAGAATGCAGATAaagttaaggtgaggggggatttCCTCACGCAAGGATGTGGTAAGGTTTTGGAATTCTGCatcccagaggactgtggagcctcAGCCATGTAGAATTTTCAAGCTGGAGATTGATAAGTTTTGAGATATTGAAGACATTGAACGACGtgggggatagcgtgggaaatAGCGCTGAGGTAGATCggccaattctcaatgaatggttgaggcagttcgatgggctgaatggccgactgcagctcctactTGTTATGGtccctgtgtccaggacaggaagcagtgagcatagatctgtcaatcagcctcaatcagcaccttcaggagaattgggagggtgaatattagatacagcagagtgagaatggagggagagtgagtgggatggagattcacagcttttggggaatgagaggaaagaatgttccatagaaactagaattgtctgttctgaatttttatcctgtactgacactgatgacttatGTAAAtttcttttacaggatattgaaaaaaGAATCACAGGCAGGAATCTCAAATGTCacatctcgatctgacagagtcatattccttgggacctgaatatcattggcctttgaatctagaagtaGTATTGGCCGATCTGTtgttttgaaaagatttcaaacatcagtgtgagtggaaaagcaccaacacactgccacactcgagtgagtgtgttccaatgcactgactaaagagctttaaccagttacacagcctgaataaatatcacatcattcacagcggggagagactgtactcgtgttgtgtgtgtggacgaggcttcaactgattgtccacccaagagagagccAAGGACACCTGtgacatggagaaaccatggaaatgtggggactgtgggaagagatataAAGTTCCATctcggctggaaattcatcgacgcagtcacactggggagagaccgttcatctgctctcagtgtgggaggggattcacttggttatccaccctgcaaagacaccagcgagttcacactggggagaggccattcacctgctctctgtgtgggaagggattcactcagtcatccggtctgcgggcacaccagcgagttcacactggagagaggccattcacctgcaccctgtgtgggaagggtttcattcagtcatcccacctactgaatcacaaagccactcacaccaatgagagacgctttaaatgctctgattgtgggagtggcttcaaaacctctggtgaactggtgttccaccagcgcattcacactgaggagagaccgttcagttgctctcactgcacaaagaggtttagaaggtcatcccacctgcagacacaccagcgagttcacaccggggagaggccgttcacctgcaccgtatgtgggaaggggttcacacagttatccagcctgtgggcacaccagcaagttcacactggggagaggccatttacctgctctgtgtgtgggaagggattcactctgtcatcgaacctgctgaaacacaaagtcactcacacccaggagagaccctttaaatgccctgactgtgggagcggattcaaacgTGCTTCGGATCTGAGGGaccacgagcgagttcacactggggagagaccgttcagctgctctgtgtgtgggaagagattcactcagttatcccacctattgaatcataaaatcactcacagcaatgagagaccctttgaatgttctgactgtgggggtggcttcaaaagctctcaggatctgatgtcccaccagcgcactcacactgaggagagaccattcagctgctctctttGTGCAAAGAGGTTTAAATGGTCATCCgcactgcggagacaccagcgagttcacactggggagagacattcccctgctctgtgtgtggaaagggattcactcagttatccaacctgctgaaacaccagcgggttcacaagtgatgacaggggttggatgctgctgttcttgctgctgttaatcacatcacCATGTTcgttctgacagttggtgaagtgggagggtcggagggtttctttctgctggactgggcGTCTCAcggctttgcttccagtgggctgatgctctttgagcctgggagagcacatttccactgaaatgacccACAAAAACTGCTGAAAGACAATTACTTTATCCTGGATAGAAAATAGTGATTTTCACCACTGCAGGTAAACCTAAAATtaatacagaaagaactggaaaagcgcagcagctctggcagcatctgtggagagggacacagagttaatgtttcacgtccaatgtaactctacttcagaactaaagagagggagaaatgtgatgggtttgatgctggtgagaaaggggggaggggcaggtagaactaaagggaaagtcagggattggCTAGAGGACGGGCGAGATTAAATGTCGAAAATGttctggaacaaaaggcaaagggggaGGTAATGGTTGTTGGAAAGAAACAAAGCAATTTTGTCACGAGATTACTTTAATTGGATCCTCAATTACTTGCCTCACTTTCTGTCATTATCAGGAATACAATAGCATTGTTTCATACTGTCCCTTTATCTGATTCTGTACAATCCCTTATtcacacagtttcaaatgttgaggctaatcagagctggaaggtctctctcgccagtacatttatcttcactgcacattctttacatacacagcaattaaacttttacattttacagcaaataaaaatcAGTCTTTCAGTATGCCTCACATCCGTTTAAAAAGTGGCTGGATCAGTACTTGGcaaaccataacattcaaggctatgggccaagtgctggcaagtgggattaggtgagcaggtcagggcatttcatgcatcggtgcagacacgatgggccgaagggcctcttctgcactgcagtaatctgtgattctgtg contains these protein-coding regions:
- the LOC144480960 gene encoding uncharacterized protein LOC144480960, giving the protein MEKPWKCGDCGKRYKVPSRLEIHRRSHTGERPFICSQCGRGFTWLSTLQRHQRVHTGERPFTCSLCGKGFTQSSGLRAHQRVHTGERPFTCTLCGKGFIQSSHLLNHKATHTNERRFKCSDCGSGFKTSGELVFHQRIHTEERPFSCSHCTKRFRRSSHLQTHQRVHTGERPFTCTVCGKGFTQLSSLWAHQQVHTGERPFTCSVCGKGFTLSSNLLKHKVTHTQERPFKCPDCGSGFKRASDLRDHERVHTGERPFSCSVCGKRFTQLSHLLNHKITHSNERPFECSDCGGGFKSSQDLMSHQRTHTEERPFSCSLCAKRFKWSSALRRHQRVHTGERHSPALCVERDSLSYPTC